One Podospora pseudopauciseta strain CBS 411.78 chromosome 5 map unlocalized CBS411.78m_5, whole genome shotgun sequence DNA window includes the following coding sequences:
- a CDS encoding uncharacterized protein (EggNog:ENOG503PUGY) codes for MENPTLYNPTNITHLSNLSISYLADVLLAKGNNATRDGFGCRPASLILPLDNLSILKLEPNPDIHMNLTVGVNPTQLDPGVSQLRDMARGLFPYPLNESGVGDVVNWWTDNTENHPADTKRFLGAVVNMCGGEYCRSGKVTVGNPDIVGIGMIVAIGMLLCLTVAFSLLSFGPLIDVVARAPYTTRKTRFSLRVSCIGTVDELFSAVFVFALAVIVSTFVFRYRTDTRFDALMANALSQLCSTTVIMLAAVYWCHNQHRPHATGSVFLIAVLTIALYVTHAGVANMRASEAEMACGIGKQRVSLMKGDPFDMEKFHFVPVGFGSWFLALIGAVFHHPWMNRFRPTKDNKMIWRILWKTVGSFPTVFGLIGLAVYMAYFMNTWQLMKENYGKTFSQNVKEWGFGQYLAVFTWVPPILTFGHLFISGMEKAIEQRLPYGWTAVKLHGSVDYRGDDRKDDDQGGSNWTGSRSSRSRVREVDSLAQRHEMGELLNTSPKTKTATPQEMIYPFPEQRPGQVASPIIPFPEGPGQMPTAYTPGSLYDPAHPQEPPRFAYNNGAGLEANTGYPATPTDAPGYHEPRH; via the exons ATGGAGAACCCCACACTCtacaacccaaccaacattacccacctctccaacctcagcATATCTTACCTTGCAGATGTGCTTCTCGCCAAAGGCAACAATGCCACCCGCGACGGCTTCGGCTGCCGACCCGCCTCCTTGATCCTTCCGCTTGACAATTTATCCATTTTGAAACTCGAACCCAACCCTGATATCCACATGAACCTCACCGTGGGGGTCAATCCGACCCAGCTTGATCCCGGGGTCTCTCAGCTGAGGGATATGGCGAGGGGTCTTTTTCCTTATCCTCTGAATGAGTCTGGCGTCGGAGATGTCGTCAACTGGTGGACTGACAACACCGAAAACCACCCAGCTGACACCAAGCGGTTCTTGGGCGCTGTGGTCAACATGTGTGGAGGAGAGTACTGCCGCTCAGGAAAAGTCACTGTCGGCAACCCAGATATTGTCGGGATAGGG ATGATAGTAGCCATAGGAATGCTCCTCTGCCTCACCGTTGCCTTCTCCCTCTTATCCTTCGGCCCTTTGATCGACGTCGTTGCCCGCGCCCCTTACACCACCCGCAAAACCCGCTTCTCCCTCCGCGTCTCCTGCATCGGCACCGTCGACGAGCTCTTTTCCGCCGTGTTTGTCTTTGCCCTGGCCGTCATAGTCTCAACGTTTGTCTTTCGCTACCGAACCGACACCCGCTTCGATGCGCTCATGGCCAACGCGCTAAGCCAGCTCTGCAGCACCACTGTCATCATGCTCGCCGCGGTGTACTGGTGTCACAACCAGCACCGGCCGCACGCCACCGGGTCGGTGTTTCTCATTGCGGTCCTCACCATCGCCCTGTACGTCACCCATGCAGGAGTTGCAAACATGAGGGCGAGTGAAGCCGAGATGGCATGCGGCATAGGCAAACAGAGGGTCAGTCTTATGAAAGGTGACCCCTTTGACATGGAGAAATTCCACTTTGTTCCCGTGGGCTTTGGGAGCTGGTTTCTGGCCTTGATTGGTGCCGTGTTTCACCACCCGTGGATGAATAGGTTCAGGCCGACCAAAGACAACAAGATGATTTGGAGGATCCTGTGGAAGACGGTGGGCAGCTTCCCTACCGTGTTCGGCCTGATTGGACTGGCCGTATACATGGCGTATTTTATGAATACGTGGCAGCTGATGAAGGAGAATTACGGAAAGACTTTTAGTCAGAATGTCAAAGAGTGGGGTTTTGGACAGTATCTGGCTGTGTTTACCTGGGTGCCGCCGATTCTGACGTTTGGGCACTTGTTTATCTCtgggatggagaaggcgatTGAGCAGAGGTTGCCGTATGGATGGACGGCCGTTAAACTCCACGGTTCAGTCGACTACCGCGGTGATGATAGGAAGGATGATGATCAGGGGGGGAGTAATTGGACAGGAAGCCGGAGCTCGCGAAGTCGCGTGCGGGAGGTGGACAGTTTGGCACAGAGGCACGAGATGGGGGAATTGTTGAACACATCACCAAAGACGAAGACAGCGACGCCGCAGGAGATGATTTACCCATTTCCCGAACAGAGGCCGGGGCAAGTGGCGAGTCCGATCATCCCGTTTCCAGAGGGTCCTGGGCAGATGCCAACAGCGTATACGCCAGGGAGTTTGTATGATCCGGCGCATCCTCAAGAGCCCCCGAGATTCGCATATAACAATGGGGCGGGTCTGGAAGCCAACACCGGGTATCCTGCCACGCCTACGGACGCGCCTGGCTATCATGAGCCACGGCATTGA
- a CDS encoding uncharacterized protein (COG:S; EggNog:ENOG503NW0I) — MLPSAIDIYALPMGPTPAPSPARAEGSNRRPPLPSGRPPPLIARRSVPISKTDPVYGDRRSPPTIRRSPPTMRRSPPAPGLRPQSLPALPRPTRPAPSSRPVTYPPQDYRPAPPVPYLNLPPAPPVAPLRPRGPPPPAPYVESVQVAAAVAVSPPPPPNKSDPPSPLELPPQIDPSINPILRAHLTALSPETRRVLPSILTRIGRTSHAQTCEQFDFTNTTRPDPSIRPAKNPQVTVKVVNMDTLEAAISLPERDPPPLPKDGQPIRFRPLILNFSDVDRPSRNERRGSRHGDFSQSESLCHRTSLGMGLERGRHPVGMNTSVLYSPYVQVVRRDTSDRFLDLDHPENLPVVAAITMRAQYRPETKTYMVPAELGRTRPKQAFHRYTDRERLKMRMRLTLRVAGMHRHTRLVLGAVGCGRRYKNPAEDVALCWLEVLREDEFAVDWWTDVVFAMWDSPGVGPDSVSKFNHEIFRRVLDGKHVGENYWRLHE, encoded by the exons ATGCTACCATCAGCAATTGATATTTACGCCTTACCTATGGGTCCAACACCTGCTCCTTCCCCTGCCAGAGCTGAAGGTTCCAATAGGAGaccacctctcccttctggcagacctcctcctctgatTGCGAGACGTTCTGTCCCTATTAGCAAAACTGATCCTGTTTACGGCGATCGACGTTCGCCTCCAACAATTAGACGGTCACCTCCAACAATGAGACGTtcgcctccagctccaggACTTAGACCTCAATCCCTCCCTGCGCTTCCAAGACCTACTCGCCCTGCCCCTTCGTCCCGCCCGGTGACCTACCCTCCACAGGATTACcgtccagcaccaccagtcCCCTACCTCAACCTGCCCCCCGCACCCCCCGTGGCACCCCTCCGACCCCGcggccctccccccccagccccctACGTAGAGTCA GTCCAAGTCGCGGCCGCGGTCGCggtctcccctcctcccccgccaaacAAGTCagatcccccctcccccctcgagCTCCCGCCCCAAATcgacccctccatcaaccccatcctccgcgCCCACCTCACCGCCCTCAGCCCCGAAACCCGCCgcgtcctcccctccatcctcacccGCATCGGCCGCACCTCCCACGCCCAAACATGCGAACAATTCGacttcaccaacaccacccgccCCGACCCCTCCATCCGCCCGGCCAAAAACCCACAAGTAACCGTCAAAGTAGTCAACATGGACACCCTAGAAGCGGCCATCTCACTCCCCGAGCGGgacccaccccccctccccaaagacGGACAGCCAATCCGGTTCAGGCCATTAATCCTCAACTTTAGCGACGTCGACCGCCCCTCCAGGAACGAGAGGCGGGGTAGTAGACACGGGGATTTCTCCCAGAGCGAGAGTCTGTGTCATAGGACTTCTCTCGGGATGGGTCTAGAACGGGGGCGGCACCCGGTGGGAATGAACACCTCTGTGCTCTACAGTCCGTACGTTCAAGTTGTTCGTCGGGACACGTCCGATCGCTTCCTCGATCTGGACCACCCCGAGAATTTGCCCGTCGTGGCGGCCATCACGATGAGGGCGCAGTACCGCCCCGAGACAAAAACCTACATGGTGCCTGCTGAGCTAgggaggacgaggccgaAGCAGGCTTTTCATCGGTATACTGACAGAGAAAGGCtcaagatgaggatgaggttgacgCTGAGGGTGGCGGGGATGCACAGGCATACTAGGTTGGTTCTTGGGGCGGTGGGGTGCGGGAGGAGGTACAAGAACCCGGCCGAGGATGTGGCGTTGTGCTggttggaggtgttgagggaggatgagTTTGCGGTGGATTGGTGGACCGATGTGGTGTTTGCCATGTGGGACTCGCCTGGGGTAGGACCGGATTCGGTGTCCAAGTTTAATCATGAGATTTTTAGACGGGTGCTGGATGGGAAGCACGTGGGGGAGAATTATTGGAGGTTACATGAGTAG